In Vidua chalybeata isolate OUT-0048 chromosome 9, bVidCha1 merged haplotype, whole genome shotgun sequence, a genomic segment contains:
- the GPR52 gene encoding G-protein coupled receptor 52 yields MNQSRWIEWRTLNMSSSVMNISEHLSCPLGFGHYNAVDICILETVVIVLLTFLIIAGNLTVIFVFHCAPLLHHYTTSYFIQTMAYADLFVGVSCLVPTLSLLHYSTGVHESLTCQVFGYIISVLKSVSMACLACISVDRYLAITKPLSYNQLVTPCRLRICISLIWIYSCLIFLPSFFGWGKPGYHGDIFEWCATSWLTNAYFTGFIVCLLYAPAAFVICFTYFHIFKICRQHTKEISDRRARFPNHEGDAAGEAGHSPDRRYAMVLFRITSVFYVLWLPYIIYFLLESSRVLENPALSFLTTWLAISNSFCNCVIYSLSNSVFRLGLRRLSETICSSCVCSKDRDVRDPKPRKRANSCSI; encoded by the coding sequence ATGAACCAGTCCCGATGGATTGAATGGAGGACTCTGAATATGAGCAGTAGTGTTATGAACATATCTGAGCACCTCTCCTGCCCTCTTGGATTTGGTCACTACAATGCAGTTGACATCTGTATCCTTGAGACAGTCGTTATTGTCTTGctaacatttttaattattgcgGGTAACTTAACTGTGATATTTGTTTTCCACTGTGCTCCACTCCTGCATCATTACACCACCAGCTATTTTATTCAGACCATGGCCTATGCTGATCTTTTTGTTGGAGTCAGCTGCTTGGTTCCTACTTTGTCACTGCTCCACTACTCAACAGGTGTCCACGAGTCCTTGACTTGCCAAGTTTTTGGATACATCATCTCTGTACTCAAAAGCGTATCTATGGCATGTCTGGCTTGCATCAGCGTGGATCGCTATCTCGCTATAACAAAGCCTCTCTCCTATAACCAACTGGTCACACCTTGTCGCTTGAGAATCTGCATCAGTCTGATCTGGATATACTCTTGCCTGATCttcttgccttctttttttggttggggAAAACCTGGTTACCATGGAGATATTTTTGAATGGTGTGCTACCTCCTGGCTAACTAATGCCTACTTTACTGGCTTTATCGTGTGCTTACTGTACgctcctgctgcctttgtcATATGTTTCACCTATTTCCACATCTTTAAAATTTGCCGGCAGCACACCAAAGAGATCAGTGATCGGAGAGCTCGATTTCCTAACCACgagggggatgctgctggggaggctgggcacagccccgacCGCCGCTATGCCATGGTTTTGTTCCGGATAACCAGCGTGTTCTACGTGCTCTGGCTCCCTTATATCATATACTTTCTGCTGGAAAGCTCTAGGGTGTTGGAAAACCCAGCACTCTCCTTCCTAACTACATGGCTTGCTATAAGCAATAGTTTCTGCAACTGTGTGATATATAGCCTCTCCAACAGCGTTTTCAGGCTGGGACTACGGAGACTGTCAGAGACAATATGTTCATCTTGTGTGTGTTCAAAAGACAGGGATGTACGGGACCCTAAGCCGAGGAAACGGGCCAATTCCTGCTCCATTTAA